The Thermococcus sp. genome has a segment encoding these proteins:
- a CDS encoding AMP-binding protein has product MGLVMGRIDRESVGDFRYTLKKALETTPFWREKFDGIDIESLKPEDLEKLTDNVVIKPHDLYNTESVWPDYIRERKVFHAIMRTSGTTGKPKRIPYTRDDKARTARQVEEWIREYMDKGDRIASFFPQLPSSSGVFALGSFEFLNVKSAYYQIPVRYLLDKKLLLRELEDIRPTALFCLTATAYNLGLTLPESIRNDIQTLVVGGETLTPELAKATLELFPNAVIIDNFGSTEDDITGYRVIERRKTFPFQFKESILVLKDTGDSYENYKRIYITKVMREGELTGLPLFNYDIGDLARVENGEVRNIIRLKDVISLAGAKLHIDQVMEIVYNHPDLVDFVIIYYPLSPQNPKPRAIIRVAYTGKKPAGIEDEVREMIYEANNPVRYEVEETGQAELIIEAVPAEKLREGLPVKFGKTQRIYIAGKGS; this is encoded by the coding sequence ATGGGATTGGTAATGGGAAGGATTGACCGGGAAAGCGTGGGGGACTTCAGGTACACCCTGAAGAAAGCCCTAGAGACCACTCCTTTCTGGAGGGAAAAGTTTGATGGAATTGACATTGAGAGCCTTAAACCTGAGGATCTGGAGAAGCTTACCGATAACGTTGTCATAAAGCCCCACGACCTCTACAACACCGAGTCCGTGTGGCCGGACTACATCAGAGAGAGGAAGGTCTTTCATGCGATTATGAGAACCAGCGGAACCACAGGGAAACCAAAGAGAATACCCTACACGAGGGACGATAAGGCCAGAACCGCCAGACAGGTAGAGGAGTGGATAAGAGAGTACATGGACAAAGGCGACAGGATAGCGTCGTTCTTTCCCCAGCTCCCATCGTCGTCGGGTGTCTTTGCCCTTGGGAGCTTCGAGTTCCTCAACGTCAAGAGCGCCTATTACCAGATCCCTGTAAGATATCTCCTGGACAAAAAGCTCCTTCTCAGGGAGCTTGAGGACATCCGTCCAACTGCCCTCTTCTGCCTCACGGCCACCGCTTACAATCTCGGCCTGACCCTTCCTGAGTCAATAAGGAACGACATTCAGACCCTGGTGGTTGGCGGTGAAACTCTCACACCAGAGCTCGCCAAGGCGACCCTTGAGCTCTTCCCGAATGCAGTCATCATTGATAACTTCGGTTCAACAGAGGATGATATAACTGGCTATCGTGTAATAGAGCGCAGAAAAACGTTCCCGTTCCAGTTTAAGGAATCGATACTGGTTCTCAAGGACACCGGCGACAGCTACGAGAACTACAAGAGGATTTACATAACCAAGGTTATGCGCGAGGGTGAGCTGACGGGGTTGCCCCTCTTCAACTACGACATTGGAGACCTCGCGAGGGTTGAGAACGGTGAGGTGAGGAACATAATCCGCCTCAAGGACGTCATAAGCCTCGCGGGAGCAAAGCTTCACATAGATCAGGTCATGGAAATAGTATATAACCACCCCGATTTAGTGGACTTCGTGATAATCTACTACCCGCTTTCCCCACAGAACCCCAAGCCGAGGGCAATCATAAGGGTGGCCTATACAGGGAAGAAACCGGCCGGAATCGAGGACGAAGTCCGGGAGATGATATACGAGGCCAACAATCCAGTTCGCTATGAGGTCGAGGAGACGGGTCAGGCGGAGTTAATAATTGAAGCGGTCCCCGCGGAAAAGCTCAGGGAAGGACTTCCTGTGAAGTTCGGCAAGACACAGAGAATATACATAGCCGGCAAAGGTTCATGA
- a CDS encoding DUF835 domain-containing protein, which yields MSWVQYLLVTEFIAVVLADITAAILVFRVYLQNRRTSALAFSLAWVFDLIFVVASMKPNEPLIEAIGLLSLPTFGGLLLYGSVKFLEEESLSVSHRTLSLFATMPPAFMLYMLSVYYYTGDPVWTAKIASSLGISGVFVVSGGMLLWEVKEIYKSAVKYLSIGVILFGLHLIPAAIFGKTELYKVAGFTLSTVLIILMVWAMIKLTSSKAFQVVGPNGEVELDLKPGVMIVDTRDYPQIREHLRDVPVLAFLRDISDVPEKWETYFVTTIPFEGKFKGTITPTNLAKMTELSYQYLEALSKAGKKGIILIDCFEYLMVYNSWESLMKFLSKLRDIILVNKGTLIIVLEKGSLSEHKYLQLRKLLG from the coding sequence ATGAGCTGGGTACAATACCTGCTGGTTACTGAATTTATCGCCGTTGTTCTGGCCGATATAACGGCCGCGATTCTCGTGTTTAGGGTGTACCTCCAGAACAGAAGAACGTCGGCACTCGCTTTCTCGCTGGCATGGGTCTTTGACTTGATCTTTGTCGTTGCGTCTATGAAACCCAACGAGCCCCTTATCGAGGCCATCGGTCTCCTGTCGCTTCCAACCTTTGGGGGTCTCCTTCTCTATGGTTCAGTGAAGTTCCTTGAGGAAGAATCCCTGAGCGTCAGCCACAGAACCCTATCCCTCTTCGCAACGATGCCCCCCGCATTCATGCTATACATGCTCTCGGTTTACTACTACACCGGGGACCCCGTCTGGACCGCCAAGATAGCTTCGTCCCTGGGAATAAGCGGGGTCTTCGTCGTTAGCGGTGGGATGTTGCTGTGGGAGGTCAAGGAAATATATAAGAGTGCCGTTAAGTACCTCTCCATAGGGGTTATACTCTTTGGTCTGCACCTGATTCCCGCGGCTATATTCGGTAAAACAGAGCTCTACAAGGTTGCTGGTTTTACGCTGTCAACAGTGCTGATAATTCTCATGGTTTGGGCTATGATAAAGTTAACGTCCTCCAAGGCGTTCCAAGTAGTCGGCCCCAACGGTGAAGTCGAACTCGACCTCAAACCCGGTGTGATGATAGTCGATACAAGGGACTACCCCCAGATTAGGGAGCACTTAAGAGACGTCCCTGTTCTGGCATTTTTGAGGGATATCTCAGACGTCCCGGAGAAATGGGAGACCTACTTCGTCACGACAATCCCCTTCGAGGGTAAATTCAAGGGAACGATAACTCCCACGAACCTCGCCAAGATGACCGAGCTGAGCTACCAGTACCTTGAGGCCCTATCAAAGGCTGGAAAGAAGGGCATAATCCTGATAGACTGCTTCGAATACCTAATGGTTTACAACTCCTGGGAGAGCCTGATGAAGTTCCTCTCAAAACTCAGGGACATAATTCTGGTTAACAAAGGCACTCTTATCATAGTTCTCGAAAAGGGGAGTCTCAGCGAACACAAGTACCTTCAGCTTAGGAAGCTTCTTGGCTAA
- the glp gene encoding gephyrin-like molybdotransferase Glp: MREFKRLTPYREALKLLLNDIEEINEVEEVPLDDAIERVLAEDIVSPINVPPFDRAAVDGYAVRAEDTFMAREYSPVELKVIDEIIAGDESRVKVEPGTAVKLTTGAKIPEGANAVLMQEMAEREGDVIRVLRPVAPGQNVAFAGEDVREGEVILRKGQVLRPQDVALLKATCFRSVRVKRKPRVGIIVTGSELIEEFDEEKLKAGKILESNSVMLKGLVRQYFGEPVFYGVLPDDEGLVGETILRAKEENDLVLVTGGSAFGDTDFAHRFVNLLFHGTTIKPGRPIGYGERVFVMSGYPVAVFAQFHLYVKHALAKLVGARNYEVRVRARLKERVPSQLGRAEFVKVWYENGEARPIKKKGSGIISSLVESNGFILIPEDSEGYLEGEEVEVVLY, translated from the coding sequence ATGAGGGAGTTCAAGCGCCTCACCCCCTACAGGGAAGCGCTGAAGCTTCTGCTTAACGACATCGAGGAGATAAACGAAGTGGAGGAAGTGCCCCTTGATGATGCCATCGAGAGGGTTCTTGCTGAGGATATCGTCTCACCTATAAACGTCCCGCCCTTTGACAGGGCGGCCGTTGACGGCTATGCCGTTAGGGCAGAGGATACATTCATGGCGAGGGAGTACAGCCCCGTCGAGCTGAAGGTCATTGACGAGATTATAGCAGGGGATGAGAGTAGAGTTAAGGTTGAGCCCGGTACTGCCGTAAAGCTGACCACGGGGGCTAAAATACCAGAGGGTGCAAACGCCGTCCTCATGCAGGAGATGGCGGAGCGAGAGGGGGACGTTATCAGGGTTCTTCGCCCTGTGGCACCGGGCCAGAACGTGGCATTTGCCGGGGAGGACGTCAGGGAAGGTGAGGTAATCCTCAGGAAGGGGCAGGTTTTAAGGCCACAGGACGTTGCATTACTCAAGGCAACCTGCTTCAGGAGTGTGAGGGTAAAGAGGAAACCCCGCGTTGGGATAATCGTTACTGGAAGCGAGCTCATAGAGGAGTTCGACGAGGAGAAACTGAAGGCTGGTAAAATCCTTGAGAGCAACTCGGTGATGCTCAAGGGGCTTGTGAGGCAGTACTTCGGCGAGCCGGTGTTTTACGGTGTTTTGCCGGACGATGAAGGCCTCGTGGGTGAAACTATCTTACGTGCGAAGGAGGAGAACGACCTCGTCCTCGTTACGGGCGGTTCCGCCTTCGGCGATACGGACTTCGCCCACAGGTTCGTTAACCTGCTCTTCCACGGGACAACGATAAAGCCCGGCCGGCCGATAGGATACGGCGAGAGGGTATTCGTTATGAGTGGTTATCCAGTGGCGGTCTTTGCGCAGTTCCACCTCTACGTCAAGCACGCTTTAGCCAAGCTTGTGGGGGCCAGAAACTATGAGGTTCGCGTTAGGGCGAGGCTCAAGGAGAGGGTTCCGAGCCAGCTCGGGAGGGCTGAGTTCGTCAAGGTCTGGTATGAGAACGGTGAGGCAAGGCCAATCAAAAAGAAGGGAAGCGGGATAATAAGCTCCCTCGTCGAGAGCAACGGCTTTATCCTCATCCCAGAGGACAGCGAGGGCTACCTTGAGGGAGAAGAGGTCGAGGTGGTACTCTATTAG
- a CDS encoding MogA/MoaB family molybdenum cofactor biosynthesis protein has translation MGVEEHKRKAPRTFRFAVITVSDTASRGEKEDKSGKFLLEELEKAGHERVLYRVVPDEKMEIIGAVVEAFRAGSEVVVTSGGTGIASRDVTIESLRPLFDKELTGFGEVFRFMSYEEIGTSAIMTRATAGIIRSSGRAMAVFCLPGSLGAAKTGIKIILNEAGHVLKHGRE, from the coding sequence ATGGGAGTTGAGGAGCACAAGAGGAAGGCACCCAGAACCTTCAGGTTTGCCGTTATAACGGTCAGCGACACGGCCAGCAGAGGGGAGAAGGAAGATAAGAGCGGAAAGTTCCTTCTGGAGGAGCTTGAAAAGGCCGGGCACGAGAGGGTTCTCTACAGGGTCGTCCCCGACGAGAAGATGGAGATAATAGGGGCAGTCGTGGAGGCCTTTAGGGCGGGCTCCGAAGTTGTCGTAACCTCCGGCGGGACGGGTATAGCGAGCAGGGACGTGACGATTGAGAGCCTCAGGCCACTTTTTGACAAGGAGCTCACTGGATTTGGCGAGGTCTTCAGGTTCATGAGCTACGAGGAAATCGGAACATCTGCGATCATGACGAGAGCAACCGCGGGGATAATCAGGAGCTCCGGCAGAGCGATGGCGGTCTTCTGCCTCCCCGGGAGCCTCGGAGCAGCGAAGACCGGGATAAAAATCATTCTGAACGAGGCGGGTCACGTGCTTAAGCACGGGAGGGAGTGA
- a CDS encoding adenosylcobinamide amidohydrolase, with product MRFRHFIKPFPRPMLVLSNAPHRGGLSRAKGFFFMMVPKNYSGNYKADCLAFEREHGLKDFVGFMTAADIEKVLSIARSGKVTAYVTAGITNPAIAGEVPPPWKPGTINIALVIEDGLTVGAMANAIMTATEAKTYTLLKLGYNATGTTSDGIGIFAFEGNREWAGTATELGLNIGRAVRQALEESLRKWERTRRASDSP from the coding sequence ATGAGGTTCAGACACTTCATAAAGCCCTTCCCACGGCCTATGCTCGTTCTCAGCAACGCGCCCCACAGAGGAGGTCTAAGCAGGGCCAAAGGCTTCTTCTTCATGATGGTTCCCAAGAACTACTCCGGCAACTACAAAGCTGACTGCCTGGCCTTCGAACGGGAGCACGGCTTGAAGGATTTCGTCGGCTTCATGACCGCCGCGGACATAGAGAAGGTTCTCTCAATTGCCAGAAGCGGAAAGGTTACGGCCTACGTGACAGCTGGAATAACCAACCCGGCGATAGCCGGTGAGGTTCCTCCACCATGGAAGCCGGGCACGATAAACATCGCCCTCGTAATCGAGGATGGCTTAACGGTCGGCGCGATGGCCAACGCGATAATGACCGCGACCGAGGCGAAAACATACACCCTTCTAAAACTCGGCTACAATGCAACGGGAACGACGAGTGACGGGATAGGGATTTTCGCCTTTGAAGGAAATAGGGAGTGGGCGGGAACCGCTACAGAGCTTGGCTTGAACATCGGAAGAGCAGTAAGACAGGCCTTGGAGGAGAGCTTGAGGAAGTGGGAGAGAACGAGAAGGGCCAGCGATAGCCCTTAA